In a genomic window of Candidatus Hydrogenedentota bacterium:
- a CDS encoding DNA adenine methylase, with the protein MELFATDLERLGFLLEADAAFQVELGALEAEAASDGGAGAQEELPPEQRPKYITNYIGSKQKLVDWIWRNTPQDVKSAVDVFSGSAVVAYMFKTKGLSVVANDRLHYCHHAARAIIENKSIRLSDDDLEMLLGDNPKAGSFVQDNFKGIFFAKGVHQLIDVMRANCDRLEGFKKDIALFALGKTCMSGKGGFGHFSSSTGYGRRQDNPEEFKERFADNVRRINALVFDNGEDCKAHCEDVNALLPKVKADLAYFDPPYATEFSTTNYERSYHFVEGLMTYWKGLTLRADTKVKYYETDHKTVTKVNASEFFQTFLGSARHIPHWLISYRDHAYPNEEEMKTIIAGLGRDSRMQSKEHHYNITSRHGEASNALERLFVCRRSSGTKSSHIPGAAPLSAAANFHTTIPVEVLFESHEGLSAEAMRSGPDGDPQFTFVLCRTGTNKNGDHFTAEELSSRHMTAVNKKIDLQHSQDFADIVGGIVAADYLEDEKGGRIECVGELYVQESEHARLAHKLMRKGIIAQVSMECDYAEGECSVCGKRVKNKNDYCPHLRKMKGGESGGKPVYEILHGVTFTGLGLLDRKGADENARILQVASQQPGNDPSKGDSDMDEKTKKDEEKAAEAAKNKPAGGAPENPGTDDPQKRITELEKENKALKAKVAELQKRVEELEAERQAAANKSRARNLLAKLEKQGVDFGGDDEREMELKRLTELSDEAFAATEAAFSRMARKAKADAQAKEEKPDKQEKKEAAKTEDDPPMRSDAGVRPRDVDDRKTSLEDKLRDGFMAAYESRVGTAANQ; encoded by the coding sequence ATGGAACTGTTTGCAACGGACCTGGAGCGGCTTGGCTTCCTGCTGGAGGCCGATGCCGCTTTTCAGGTTGAGTTGGGCGCTCTGGAGGCGGAAGCCGCCTCGGATGGCGGCGCGGGCGCGCAAGAGGAACTGCCGCCGGAACAGCGCCCGAAGTACATCACGAACTACATCGGCTCCAAACAGAAGCTGGTGGACTGGATCTGGCGAAACACACCGCAGGACGTGAAGTCGGCGGTGGACGTGTTCTCGGGTTCAGCGGTCGTGGCGTACATGTTCAAGACCAAGGGCCTGAGCGTCGTGGCGAACGACCGGCTCCATTACTGCCACCACGCGGCGCGCGCCATAATTGAAAACAAGTCCATCCGGCTCTCGGACGATGACTTGGAGATGCTACTCGGGGACAACCCCAAGGCGGGCAGCTTTGTCCAGGACAACTTCAAGGGCATTTTCTTCGCCAAGGGCGTCCATCAGCTTATCGATGTGATGCGCGCCAACTGCGACCGGCTCGAAGGATTCAAAAAAGACATCGCCCTGTTCGCGCTGGGCAAGACCTGCATGAGCGGCAAGGGCGGTTTCGGTCATTTCTCGTCCTCGACGGGCTATGGGAGGCGGCAGGATAACCCCGAGGAGTTCAAGGAACGCTTCGCGGACAACGTGCGGCGCATCAACGCACTCGTTTTCGACAATGGCGAGGACTGCAAAGCGCATTGCGAGGACGTAAATGCCCTGCTTCCGAAGGTCAAGGCGGACTTGGCCTACTTCGACCCGCCCTATGCCACCGAGTTTTCGACGACCAACTACGAGCGGTCCTATCACTTCGTCGAGGGGCTCATGACCTATTGGAAGGGCCTGACGCTCCGGGCGGACACGAAGGTCAAGTATTACGAGACCGACCACAAAACCGTCACCAAGGTCAATGCCTCGGAGTTTTTTCAGACTTTCCTCGGCAGCGCGCGCCACATTCCCCATTGGCTCATATCGTATCGCGATCATGCGTATCCGAACGAAGAGGAAATGAAGACCATTATCGCCGGTCTGGGCCGCGACAGCCGGATGCAGAGCAAGGAACACCATTACAACATCACCTCGCGGCATGGGGAAGCCTCCAACGCCCTGGAACGGCTTTTCGTCTGCCGGAGGTCCTCCGGCACGAAATCCAGCCACATCCCGGGCGCCGCGCCGCTTTCCGCCGCCGCGAACTTCCACACGACCATTCCTGTCGAGGTGTTGTTTGAGAGCCATGAAGGCCTTTCCGCCGAAGCCATGCGCTCCGGGCCGGATGGCGACCCGCAGTTCACCTTCGTGCTGTGCCGGACGGGCACCAACAAGAACGGCGACCACTTCACGGCGGAGGAACTTTCCAGCCGCCACATGACCGCCGTGAACAAGAAGATCGACCTGCAGCACTCACAGGACTTCGCGGACATCGTGGGCGGTATCGTCGCGGCGGACTACCTCGAAGACGAGAAGGGCGGCCGTATCGAATGTGTCGGCGAACTCTACGTGCAGGAAAGCGAACATGCGCGGCTCGCCCACAAGCTCATGCGCAAGGGCATCATCGCGCAGGTCTCGATGGAATGCGACTACGCCGAGGGCGAGTGCTCCGTCTGCGGCAAGCGGGTCAAGAACAAGAACGACTACTGCCCGCACCTACGCAAGATGAAGGGCGGCGAATCGGGCGGCAAGCCCGTCTATGAAATCCTCCACGGCGTGACCTTCACAGGGCTGGGCCTCCTCGACCGCAAGGGCGCGGACGAGAACGCCCGGATTCTGCAGGTCGCCTCGCAACAACCAGGCAACGATCCATCCAAAGGAGATTCCGACATGGACGAAAAGACGAAGAAAGACGAAGAAAAGGCAGCCGAGGCGGCGAAGAACAAGCCCGCCGGCGGCGCGCCGGAGAACCCGGGCACGGACGATCCGCAGAAACGGATCACCGAACTCGAGAAGGAGAACAAGGCGCTGAAGGCCAAGGTCGCCGAGCTGCAAAAACGCGTCGAGGAACTCGAAGCGGAACGGCAGGCGGCGGCGAACAAGTCCCGCGCCCGCAATCTGCTCGCCAAGCTGGAAAAGCAGGGCGTGGATTTCGGGGGCGACGACGAGCGGGAAATGGAACTGAAACGGCTGACGGAGCTTTCCGACGAGGCGTTTGCCGCGACCGAAGCGGCCTTCTCGCGCATGGCGCGCAAGGCCAAGGCCGATGCGCAGGCGAAGGAGGAAAAGCCGGACAAACAGGAAAAGAAGGAAGCGGCCAAGACCGAGGACGACCCGCCCATGCGCAGTGATGCCGGGGTGCGTCCGCGCGATGTGGACGACCGCAAGACCAGCCTTGAAGACAAGCTCCGCGACGGGTTCATGGCGGCCTACGAGTCGCGCGTGGGCACCGCCGCCAACCAGTAA